In Candidatus Methylacidiphilales bacterium, the genomic stretch TTAGTTTTGAGGATCTGATAAACCACGCTTGGATAGGTTGAAATGATGTCCATTTCGTACTCGCGGCGGAGGCGTTCCTGCACGATTTCCATGTGCAGGAGGCCGAGGAACCCGCAGCGGAAACCGAAACCGAGCGCCACGGAATTTTCCTGGATATAAGTCAGGGCGGAGTCGTTGAGCTGCAACTTGCTCAGGGCTGTTTTTAACCCCTCGAAGTCGGCGCTGTTGATCGGGTAAATGCCCGCAAAGACCATGGGATGGATTTCCTTGAATCCCGGAAGCGGTGTTTCCACCGGAAGCATTGCGCTCGTGATGGTGTCGCCGATTTTCAGTTCCGCCGTGGTTTTGATGTTGCCCACCACATAACCGCTGTCGCCATCGCGCAGGACATCGGTTTTGACCGGTTTGGGAGTGAAGATGCCCACTTCCTTGACGTCATATTTTTGGTTGCTTTGCATCAGCAACATTTGCGTGCCGGCCTTGATTTCACCGGAAAAAACGCGCGTGTAGGCGATGACACCGCGGTAGATGTCGAAAACGGAATCAAAAACCAGGGCGCGCAGCCGGTTGTCGCCCATGTCTGTCGGGGCCGGAATGCGTTTCACGACGGCTTCCAGGATGTCCTCAATTCCGATGCCGGACTTTGCGCTGGCCAGAATGGCTTCATCCGCCGGGATGGCCAGGATCTCCTCCAATTGCTGTTTCACCACCGGAATATTGGCATTGGGCAGGTCGATTTTGTTGATGATGGGGATGATCGTCAGCTTCTGTTTCATCGCCAGATGGACATTGGCCACAGTCTGCGCCTCCACACCCTGGGCTGCGTCCACGATGAGCAGCGCGCCCTCGCAGGCGGAAAGGCTGCGTGAAACTTCGTAGGCAAAATCGACGTGTCCGGGTGTGTCGATCAGATTGAGGCGGTACTCCTGCCCGTCTTTTGCGGTGTATTGCATCGTGACCGGGTGGGCTTTGATCGTGATCCCACGCTCGCGCTCCAGATCCATGGAATCGAGCAACTGGTCCTGCATTTCGCGAACGGCGACCGTGCCCGTCGATTGCAGCAAGCGGTCTGACAACGTGGTTTTTCCGTGGTCGATATGGGCGATGATGCAAAAATTGCGCGTGAACTGGATGGACATACGTTTTTAAAAAAGACCGGCAGTTTTTAACCTGCAGAGGTCACCTCGGTGGCCTTGCGGCGTAAATTTGCGATAGCCTCGCCCATGTCCTTCTTTCCAAAAAGTGAAGTGCCCGCCACGAGCACATTGGCTCCGGCGGTCACCGCCGGACCGGCTGTGATTTCGCCGACTCCTCCATCCACTTCGATATCAACATTCAATTGGTGTTCCTGGATGAACTTGCGGGCTTCGCGGACTTTTTCGAGGACCTCGATGATAAACGCCTGCCCTCCGAAGCCGGGGTTGACTGTCATGCAGAGCAGCAAATCCACATGGGGCAGCAGCGGATAAACGTTTTCGATCAAGGTGAGCGGGTTGATGGCCAGTCCGGCGCGGCATCCCATGTCGCGGATCATTCGCAGCGTACGCGGCACGTTGTGATGGGCTTCCAGGTGGACGGTCAGGATGTCGGCCCCGTTTTCAATATAGTCACGCGCATAGCGGTCGGGCTGCTCGATCATGAGATGCACGTCCAGCGTGATCTCGTCCACCTCGCGCCGCAGCATTCGAAGCAGATCGACTCCAAAAGAGATGTTAGGCACAAAATGGCCGTCCATGATATCGACATGCAGCCAGTCGCCTCCGCCCGCCACCGCGCGACGCGCCTCCTCGCCCATGCAGGCCAGGTTTGCGGCCAAAATGGACGGGGCGATCACCAGTGGGCGCACCTCGCTCATGCAATTACAGTCCCCTGCCCTTTTGGATCAGTTCGATTTCGTAGCCTTCCGGGGCATCGATAAAGGCAATGATGCTGCCGGAACCGGTGGCCGTCGGCCCGTCCGAAAGTTTATATCCCTTGGATGCGGCGTGTGCGGCAAAAGCTTCCATGTCCTCGACCTCGAACGCCAGATGTGTCAGGTCGGGCTGTACCTGGACAGGGCCGCTGGCGGGGAAACTGCAAATTTCAATTTCCTCGTCCCCGGCAGGGGCCTTGAAAAAAACCAGTTCCGATCCGCGCGGGGATTTGTGGCGCCGGACTTCCTTGAGGCCGAGCACTTCCCGGTAGAAGAACACGGTTTTCTCCAGATCATTGACCCGGTAGCGGGTGTGCAAAAGGCGGGTGATATTGGCCATGATACGACAATCTAGTTATCCGAGGCGGACATGGAAGCTTTCATTTGCGCCCAAGCAGCCCGGAATTGTACAATTAAAGCGATTCTTATTCCTCGTCAACCCGGCGCACCATCAAGTCCTGAAAGCCCTCGGCCGGAGTTTTCCCCTCGTATAGAACCTTATACAATTCCCGAACGACCGGCGCCTTGATCTTTTCAGATTCCACCAGCTCAAAGACCGCCCTTGTGGTTGGTACGCCCTCGGCAGTCCCTCCCATGTGGCTCAGGATTTCCTGCAATTCACGCCCGCGCCCCAAGGCTTCACCCACCTGGTGATTCCGGCTGGCCCCGCTGTACGCGGTGAGAAAAAGGTCGCCCATTCCGCTCAACCCATAAAGCGTTTCCATGCGCGCGCCATGCAACGCGGCAATCCGGACCATTTCGACGAGGCTGCGCGTCATCAGTCCGGCCAGGCCGTTTTCCCCAAGTCCCAGTCCGTAACAAATTCCACCGGCCAGGGCGTAAACATTTTTCAACGCGCCACCCAGTTCCACGCCAACCACATCCGTGCTGCGGTAGGTTCTGAACATTTTTTGATGTACGATCTGCTGCATCGCCTTTGCAAGTTCTTCGTCATCGCAGGCCAGAACAACGGCCGTGGGAGCCTGGATTTGCACCTCCGACGCCAGGCTGGGGCCGGAAATGGCGCCAACGCGGTTTTCCTTCCAGACTTCACGGATGATTTCGGTCACCCGCAAATGTGTCGTGACTTCAATACCTTTGATCAGGCTGAACACGGGCGCTTGTGGCGCCGGCAGCGTTTTCATGCGTTCCCGGGCAGACTGGCATGGAATGGCCATGATTACGTAATCTCCCGCCGTGCCATCGGGCCACGCCGTGTCATAACGATGCACATAGCGGACCTCATGGCTGTTCCGTTGCAGGATTTTTCCAAATGCGCTGCCCCATGCCCCTGCGCCAACAACCGATATTTTCATGCTTTCTTGTCTCCAAATCTGTGTTCAGTTCCCTGCGCAAGGCGGACTATATTGGTGCGGTGCCGCCAAATCCCGAGCGCGAACAAAATAATTCCAAGGCCCAGATATTCAGGTTTTTCCCTATAAAAAAACCAGGTTGCGATAGGTACGGAAAGCGAGGCCATCATCGATGCCACGGACACATAGCGTGTTGCATAGAAAAACAGCAGCCAGGTCAGGAAGCATGTGAGAAAGACCCAGGGCATCAAGGCCATCAAAAATCCCGCCGAAGAGGTCATCCCCTTGCCCCCCTTGAAGCCGAGGTAGGGGCAATAATTATGCCCCAGCACCACCAGCACACCGCAGAGAATCAACAGGCTTTCATTTGAAAGCGGCGGCGCATGGATCCAATTCCGATACAGCAGGTACCGGAGCGCCAAGACCGGCAGGAAGGCTTTTAAAAAATCGAGGGCGAACACGGTGTAGCCCCAGCCTCGCCCCATGACCCGGAGGACGTTTGTGGCACCGATGTTGCCGCTGCCCTCATCCCGGATGTCGAGCCCCTTGAGCTTGCCTGCGAAAAAGCCAAACGGCAGCCCCCCGATCAGGAAACAGGCAAGAGCCATTGAAATGACCGTAAAACTCCCCGCCGGAAACAAAGCGAGGCAGAATAAGTGATGAATGCTGGGCATAATGCAAATGAAGCCGCAATTAAGAGTGCGATTTCCCGATGACGCAAGCACATTTCGATGTGATTTATTCCAAAAAAGCCTTGGCTGAATTTCAGAAATCAATTTAACTTGTTCTTTATGTCCGAATCGCCTGCCGACCAGTTGACGGGGTCTCAACTCGAAACTTTTCAAAAAGCCAAAGAAGCTTCCAATCGCAATAATCCCGCGTACGCCATCACCCTTTTGCGCCAGATCGTGGATGAGACCCCGGGCCATTTGGAATCCCGCCGCCTCCTGCGTGCCAATGAGATGATGAAGGTCAAGTCCGCTTCCGCGCTGGACAAATTAAAAATACAGCCGCTCATTCTGCGCGGCAGGGGCGCCCTGAGTAAATCCCCAAAGGAAGCCATGAACCTGGCCGAAGACGCGCTGGAGAATGATCCTCGCAGCGATCAGGGCAACCAGCTCCTTTCCGATGCGGCGCTGGCCTTGAATCTCTTGGACGTGGCCATTCTGGCGTTGGAAACATTGCGTGAAGCCAAGCCGTCCAACCTTGATAATTTAAAGGCCTTGGGAAAATTGTACCTGGATCGGAAATTGCCCGAAAAGGCCCAGGCTGTTTTTGACGCCGCCCTCAAGATCAAACCAAACGATGGCGAGGCCCTCAAGGGAATGAAAGATGCCAGCGCCGTGCACGCTTCCCAGCAGGGCTCATGGGAGGAAAATCTCGATTATCGTGCTTCACTTAAGGACGAAAAGCAATCAGCCGAACTTGAGCAGGAAAGCAGGGTCGTCAAGTCTTCGGAGGCCATCGACCAGCAATTGGAGAAACTGCTGGAGCTCTATGGCCAGAATAACAACAACTTGAGCGTCGTCATCAAGATTGCCAGCCTTTACGAGCGCAAGGAAGATTTGATCTCGGCAACGAATTTTTTGAATTGGGCCAGCCACCTGACCAATCAAGGCGATCCTGAAATCGAAAAGCGCCTCGATAAAATAAAGACCCGCCAGCAGGAGGAATCCATGGCGGCCAAGCGCCATGCGATCGAAGCCGCCCCGGCGGACCAGCAACCCGCCCTGCTGGAAGAACTCAAGGCGCTGGAAGCGCAATTTGCCGATTATCGACTACAGAGCGCCAAAGAAAGCGTGGCACGGTATCCGAACGACAACATGCTGCGTTACGAACTCGGAAAAGCGCTGGCAGAAGCCGGGCAATACAAGGAGGCCATTCCCGAGTTGCAACAGGCCGTCAAGCACCCCAACGTGCGCTATCAGGCCTTTAACATGCTGGGATTCGTATTTTGGAAACGCAACATGCTGGACTTCGCCGTCAAACAATTTCAGACCGCAGAGTCCGAGATGCTGGTCATGGACGACCTGAAAAAGGAAATCATTTACAACTTGGGCTGCGTTTATGATGAGGCCGGGAAGAAAGATCTGGGGTTGGAGCAGTTCAAAAAAATCTACGAAGTCGATTCCCAGTACCGGGATGTCGCACAGCGGGTGGAATCGTCCTACGGCCATTGAGCCGCTCTCCATCTTAAAAGCTGCGACCCACTCAGATCCATTTACCTGTGGAATGAGTTCCACAGGGCTCCTGAATAACGCCATATTTCATATTTGTAAGTCCTTCCATATTAAGGATTGATATCATAAGCCTTTTATGTTTATGTGAATGCATATCTCATGAAAAAGGAACGCATCATTCGGAAGTATTTTTCTACAATTGGCCGGCGCGGTGGCTTGCGCAGTCGGCGCGTGCTCAAACCTGAAGACGCGCGCCGCATGGTCCGTTTTCGCGAAGCGAAAAAAGCCTACCGCCAATTTTATGCCCGTTGTTTTTGGTCCTGGCCGCAAAATCAAAAAATCAACTCTGAAGAAACCATACTGGAAATCATCTGCGGCTTGCGGGAAAATGGCGGGCGTGAAGGCTGGGACCAGGCAAACACAATCGAAAAATGCCGCTAACCGAATTCCAAAAACAGACGCTTATCCTGCTGGCTGCCAACCGCTCCCCTGACAGCTATGTGGCTGGAGGAGTCGCCCTGCATGCGTCCCGCCCGGAAGGCCGCTACAGCCGGGATGCCGATATATTTCACGATGCGGAGGAAAGCGTCATCCTCTGCAGCCGTCTCGACGAACAAGCCCTTGCCAAAAACGGTTACTCAATTGAATGGCTGTTGCAGGAACCCGCTTTCCGCCGCGCACTTGTTAGCAAAGGCGGCGAATCACTGCGGATGGATTGGGCACATGATTCGGCCTGCCGTTTCTTTCCCGTGGAAGCCGATCCAATTCTCGGCTGGCGGTTGCACCCTGCCGATCTGGCCACAAATAAGGCACTGGCATTGGCGTCACGGAGCAAGACGCGCGATTTATTTGACATTGTCATGCTCGACAAATCTTACCTGCGGCTCGAGGCAATTATCTGGGCCTCCTGCGGAAAGGACGAAGGATTCAACCCGGTGATGATGCTGGAAATGATGGCCCGGCATGCCCGAATCCATGGGCCCGAACTTGAGGCATTGACAACCCCTCCTGCAGACCCTGTCCAACTGAAAAGCGACTGGTTGAATATTCTTGAACGCGCAAGAAGCGAGCTTCTCAAGGTTGCTTCCGAAAATTACGGATTTCTTTTGCTGGACGCGACGGGCCAGCCGCGCTGGCCTGAAAA encodes the following:
- the rpe gene encoding ribulose-phosphate 3-epimerase, yielding MSEVRPLVIAPSILAANLACMGEEARRAVAGGGDWLHVDIMDGHFVPNISFGVDLLRMLRREVDEITLDVHLMIEQPDRYARDYIENGADILTVHLEAHHNVPRTLRMIRDMGCRAGLAINPLTLIENVYPLLPHVDLLLCMTVNPGFGGQAFIIEVLEKVREARKFIQEHQLNVDIEVDGGVGEITAGPAVTAGANVLVAGTSLFGKKDMGEAIANLRRKATEVTSAG
- a CDS encoding tetratricopeptide repeat protein, translated to MSESPADQLTGSQLETFQKAKEASNRNNPAYAITLLRQIVDETPGHLESRRLLRANEMMKVKSASALDKLKIQPLILRGRGALSKSPKEAMNLAEDALENDPRSDQGNQLLSDAALALNLLDVAILALETLREAKPSNLDNLKALGKLYLDRKLPEKAQAVFDAALKIKPNDGEALKGMKDASAVHASQQGSWEENLDYRASLKDEKQSAELEQESRVVKSSEAIDQQLEKLLELYGQNNNNLSVVIKIASLYERKEDLISATNFLNWASHLTNQGDPEIEKRLDKIKTRQQEESMAAKRHAIEAAPADQQPALLEELKALEAQFADYRLQSAKESVARYPNDNMLRYELGKALAEAGQYKEAIPELQQAVKHPNVRYQAFNMLGFVFWKRNMLDFAVKQFQTAESEMLVMDDLKKEIIYNLGCVYDEAGKKDLGLEQFKKIYEVDSQYRDVAQRVESSYGH
- the plsY gene encoding glycerol-3-phosphate 1-O-acyltransferase PlsY; this translates as MPSIHHLFCLALFPAGSFTVISMALACFLIGGLPFGFFAGKLKGLDIRDEGSGNIGATNVLRVMGRGWGYTVFALDFLKAFLPVLALRYLLYRNWIHAPPLSNESLLILCGVLVVLGHNYCPYLGFKGGKGMTSSAGFLMALMPWVFLTCFLTWLLFFYATRYVSVASMMASLSVPIATWFFYREKPEYLGLGIILFALGIWRHRTNIVRLAQGTEHRFGDKKA
- the lepA gene encoding translation elongation factor 4 — its product is MSIQFTRNFCIIAHIDHGKTTLSDRLLQSTGTVAVREMQDQLLDSMDLERERGITIKAHPVTMQYTAKDGQEYRLNLIDTPGHVDFAYEVSRSLSACEGALLIVDAAQGVEAQTVANVHLAMKQKLTIIPIINKIDLPNANIPVVKQQLEEILAIPADEAILASAKSGIGIEDILEAVVKRIPAPTDMGDNRLRALVFDSVFDIYRGVIAYTRVFSGEIKAGTQMLLMQSNQKYDVKEVGIFTPKPVKTDVLRDGDSGYVVGNIKTTAELKIGDTITSAMLPVETPLPGFKEIHPMVFAGIYPINSADFEGLKTALSKLQLNDSALTYIQENSVALGFGFRCGFLGLLHMEIVQERLRREYEMDIISTYPSVVYQILKTNGEMEEIDNPTHMPDPTVIEEVREPMVKAFIMVPSEYIGDILQLVRDRRGDCLHTESLDSKRVMLTIDIPLNEILVDFNDKIKSMTRGYGSMDYEFGPYRADDLVKLDIMVNGEPMDAFSTIVHREKAAQRGRQITAKLKEVIPPQLFKVALQAAIGGKIVAREDVKVVGKNVIAKCYGGDITRKRKLLEKQKEGKKKMKQFGKVNIPQEAFLQVLKSSN
- a CDS encoding NAD(P)-dependent glycerol-3-phosphate dehydrogenase, with protein sequence MKISVVGAGAWGSAFGKILQRNSHEVRYVHRYDTAWPDGTAGDYVIMAIPCQSARERMKTLPAPQAPVFSLIKGIEVTTHLRVTEIIREVWKENRVGAISGPSLASEVQIQAPTAVVLACDDEELAKAMQQIVHQKMFRTYRSTDVVGVELGGALKNVYALAGGICYGLGLGENGLAGLMTRSLVEMVRIAALHGARMETLYGLSGMGDLFLTAYSGASRNHQVGEALGRGRELQEILSHMGGTAEGVPTTRAVFELVESEKIKAPVVRELYKVLYEGKTPAEGFQDLMVRRVDEE
- a CDS encoding VOC family protein, which gives rise to MANITRLLHTRYRVNDLEKTVFFYREVLGLKEVRRHKSPRGSELVFFKAPAGDEEIEICSFPASGPVQVQPDLTHLAFEVEDMEAFAAHAASKGYKLSDGPTATGSGSIIAFIDAPEGYEIELIQKGRGL